In Tachysurus vachellii isolate PV-2020 chromosome 1, HZAU_Pvac_v1, whole genome shotgun sequence, a genomic segment contains:
- the ghrhra gene encoding growth hormone releasing hormone receptor a, producing MASLHRDALYLWILGSFWRTVEAIHPDCAIISQHMKAQELCIQTKKKESKNQTEPQGCKTEWDEIRCWIRADVGQVVNVSCSEVFLHFSSKPGYIYRNCTAEGWSDLYPPYEKACEFGNDTEPESKTTYFSTFKQVYTAGYATSLISLITAILVFTFFRKFHCTRNYIHINLFSSFILRASAVFIKDAVLFSDESLDHCFMSTVACKSVVAFFQFSILANYFWLLVEGMYLQTLLAFSFISQRKYFWWYILTGWGVPSVVLIVWVLARSYHDNSGCWDDTDNVGVWWIIKGPITASLFANIIIFLNVIRILVDKLKFPGVGGNDTGQFMRLAKSTLFLIPLFGMHYTVFAFLPENTGETVRLYIELGLGSFQGFVVALLYCFLNGEVQAELKRSLWKWQTQNQLSPGKKRRITVTQISVMDRAEPPSQSHSTSMKITSL from the exons ATGGCTAGTTTGCACAGGGATGCGTTATATCTATGGATACTTGGCTCTTTTTGGAGAACT GTGGAAGCTATTCACCCGGACTGCGCCATCATCTCGCAGCACATGAAGGCTCAGGAACTCTGCATTCAGACCaagaagaaagagagcaagaacCAGACAGAACCACAGG GATGCAAGACTGAATGGGACGAGATCCGCTGCTGGATCAGAGCCGACGTCGGCCAGGTGGTTAACGTGTCCTGTTCGGAAGTTTTTCTGCACTTTTCCAGTAAGCCAG GTTACATCTACAGGAACTGCACAGCAGAAGGCTGGAGTGACCTGTACCCACCTTATGAGAAAGCCTGTGAGTTTGGAAATGACACAGAACCTGAATCTAAG acaacCTACTTCTCAACTTTTAAGCAGGTGTACACAGCAGGGTACGCCACATCCCTGATATCTCTCATAACAGCTATTTTAGTCTTCACTTTCTTCAG GAAGTTCCACTGTACCAGAAACTACATACACATCAACCTCTTTTCCTCATTTATTCTCCGAGCCAGTGCAGTTTTCATCAAAGATGCTGTTCTTTTCTCAGACGAGTCTCTGGATCACTGCTTCATGTCCACA GTAGCCTGCAAATCTGTTGTAGCTTTCTTCCAGTTCAGCATCCTGGCTAATTACTTCTGGTTGCTGGTGGAGGGCATGTACCTGCAGACTCTGCTGgctttctccttcatctcacAGAGGAAGTACTTCTGGTGGTACATTCTGACTGGATGGG GTGTGCCATCAGTTGTCCTTATTGTTTGGGTTTTGGCACGaagttaccatgacaacagtgG ATGCTGGGATGACACGGATAACGTCGGCGTCTGGTGGATAATCAAAGGTCCAATAACAGCATCGTTGTTT GCCAACATAATCATCTTCCTGAATGTGATCCGGATCCTCGTGGATAAGCTCAAGTTTCCCGGAGTAGGAGGCAATGACACCGGACAATTCAT GAGGTTGGCTAAGTCCACTTTGTTCTTGATCCCTCTGTTTGGGATGCACTACACTGTGTTCGCCTTCTTGCCAGAAAACACAGGCGAAACAGTGAGACTCTACATCGAGCTTGGTCTTGGCTCCttccag GGTTTTGTGGTTGCTTTGCTCtactgcttcctcaatggagaG GTGCAGGCTGAGCTGAAGAGGAGCTTGTGGAAATGGCAGACCCAGAATCAGCTCAGCCCTGGTAAAAAGCGCCGCATCACCGTCACTCAGATTAGCGTCATGGACAGGGCTGAACCGCCATCGCAGTCGCATTCCACTTCCATGAAAATCACGTCCTTGTAA